In Brevibacillus marinus, the genomic window GTAGACGCCAATCACTTTTCCCAGAATGGTGACGGATTGCAGGATAATCGGTTCCATCGCCGCATTTTCCGGCTGCAGGCGGACGTGCGTCTTCTCTTTGAAGAACCGCTTGACCGTGGCTTCGTCTTCATCCGTCATCGCGACCACAATATCGCCGTTGTTGGCTACATTTTGCTGGCGGACGATGACGTAATCGCCGTCCAAAATGCCTGCTTCAATCATGCTGTCACCCGATACGCGCAGCATAAACACCTGATCGTTGGAGACAAGATGCTCCGGCAGCGGAAAGTACTCTTCCACATGTTCGATCGCGGTGATCGGCTGGCCGGCGGTAACCTTCCCGACGACCGGGATCCGCACGACTGAAGTTTCGAAATCAGACTGGTAGCGGTTGTCGTCCACCAGCAGTTCGATCGCCCGCGGTTTGGTGGGGTCGCGGCGAATCAGCCCTTTTTTCTCCAGACGGGCCAAGTGGCCGTGCACGGTTGAACTGGAAGCTAATCCAACCGCTTCGCCAATCTCACGAACGGACGGCGGGTAGCCCTTGTCGCGAACTTCTTTGCGAATAAAATCCATGATCGCCTGCTGCCGGCTGGAAAGCTTAGTCATGCTTACACCTCTACTCTCTCGGTCCGTTGTTTTCTACATTATACCATGGGATCCTGCGTTCGACAAACATAAGTTCGATTTTTCTTGTTGACATGAACATTTGTTCGCATGTACAATAGGCATAACAAGAACAAATGTTTGCATAACGTGTGTTCGCATGGAGATTCGCGAGGCGAGGTGCTGGAGAATGAGGAAGTCCGTCCATGTTCGCAGGCAGCGTGTGCGCCGCAGAGGGAGAATCGGCCTCACACGCGCCCAGGCGTTGTTGGTGCTGTTTGCTTGTGCTGTCTTTTTCTGTTTGCTGACCGGCTTCGTCTTGGCCGGCGGGGAAGAAGCGGAACCCGTTTACGCTTCGTACAAACTGGTGACGGTGCAGCCGGGGGACAGTCTGTGGGAACTGGCGGGGCGCTATCAGGAAGAAGCGGGGATCGAGCGGGCGGAGTTGATCGCGGCCATCAAGCGGGCAAACCAGCTCTCCCATACGCTCATCTATCCCGGAGACAATCTGCTCATCCCGCTTGCCAAGTAAACCTGGCCTGCTGCCTCCTCTCGTTGGTTCAACGGCGGTCCCGTTCTGTGGTATAATGACAGAACGATGTTCGGATGGGAGGGGCACGCATGGTGACAGACGCAGAGATCCGACGGATTAACGAGTTGGCCAAAAAGGCGAAACAGGGCGGATTGACCGCCGCCGAAAAGGAGGAGCAGCAGGCGCTGCGCCGCAAGTACATTGATGCGGTGCGCGCGTCGTTAAAGGCCAGCCTGGATTCCATCCGGTTTGTCGAGGATCTGAAAGACGGCGGACACAGGTGGAAGCATTAAGCTGGAAATCCGCCGCAGCTGGCGGTTTTTTGCTGGGGAAGCGCGGGTTACCGACACGCGGTTCAGCTGAAACGTCCTGTTGCCTGGCAGCCGGCGGCCCGCCGCTGCAGGCCGGAGACGATCATGAGGCGACGGAAGCAGCTGGCTCATCCGGCGCAACACGAGGGGGATCAAGCAGATGGCGCTTCTGGCAGTAGCGGTTGGCGGAGCGATTGGCTCGGTGCTGCGCTACCTGCTCGGGCTTCTCGCCAATCAGCCTGGCTGGCCTTGGGGAACATGGCTGGCCAACGTGAGCGGCTCGTTTTTGATTGGCTTGCTATACGTGTGGGGAAGGGAAAAAGGATGGCTTTCACCCGAACAGTATCTGCTCCTGACAACAGGAGTGATGGGCGGCTTCACGACCTTTTCCACCTTTACGCTGGAGTCTGTGAGCTATTTCTCGCAGGGCATGTTTGTACGCGGCGGACTGTACGTCTTGAGCAGTGTGGGGGGAGGGTTGGCGGCAGCTTGCTGCGGTTGGTGGTTGGCGCGTCAGTTTACCTGACCGGCTGCACCGGTCTTGGTGGGCCCATGTCTGCCGCCCGGTAATCTACCCTTTGCGGGGAGGTCTCCCCCCGTTGCTCCCGACGGATGAGGGCGTCAGGAGGGTACGTCGAGCGCTCTAGTGATCGCCGGTGTTCCCCTTGCTCGGATTGGTAATGACGTACCCTTCCCGCGGCAGGTAGAGGTAATCAATCACCACTCCATCGAGCAGCGGTTCATCTTGTTCCAGGATGACATCGATCCCCTTGTCCGTGGAAACGACGACATCTCTGTCAGTCGGCTTGTCCAGGGTCAATCCGTAGTGGGCGTGATTGCCGTGCCGGTGGGTCACATAGACGCGAAGCTTCTGTTCCTGATCCGCTTCCTGTGCCAGAACTTCGCTCAACTTTTTGGCGGCGTTGCGCGTAATTTTGCATTTCATATTCGCATTCTCCTCACTGTGGGCAACGGCGGGAACGCCGTTTTGTCCCATCATACCAGACGGATACCGCTTCAGGCAATGCTGCGGCGCGCTGGCGCGGCGCCAAGCAGGAAAACCGGGTCGGCATGGAGAAAAAAGAAAGTGCGAACACTTCCAATATTCGGGAGAAAGGTGGAGGAGCGTATGTCCAAGAAGGTGTTGATCGTCACGGGAGACGCGGTAGAGGCGTTGGAGGTCTTTTATCCCTACTATCGCTGCCTGGAAGAAGGGTTTGAGGCCGTGATCGCCTCGCCGAGCAAAAAGACGCTGCA contains:
- the lexA gene encoding transcriptional repressor LexA, with protein sequence MTKLSSRQQAIMDFIRKEVRDKGYPPSVREIGEAVGLASSSTVHGHLARLEKKGLIRRDPTKPRAIELLVDDNRYQSDFETSVVRIPVVGKVTAGQPITAIEHVEEYFPLPEHLVSNDQVFMLRVSGDSMIEAGILDGDYVIVRQQNVANNGDIVVAMTDEDEATVKRFFKEKTHVRLQPENAAMEPIILQSVTILGKVIGVYRLIH
- the yneA gene encoding cell division suppressor protein YneA — its product is MRKSVHVRRQRVRRRGRIGLTRAQALLVLFACAVFFCLLTGFVLAGGEEAEPVYASYKLVTVQPGDSLWELAGRYQEEAGIERAELIAAIKRANQLSHTLIYPGDNLLIPLAK
- a CDS encoding DUF896 domain-containing protein, which translates into the protein MVTDAEIRRINELAKKAKQGGLTAAEKEEQQALRRKYIDAVRASLKASLDSIRFVEDLKDGGHRWKH
- the crcB gene encoding fluoride efflux transporter CrcB — its product is MALLAVAVGGAIGSVLRYLLGLLANQPGWPWGTWLANVSGSFLIGLLYVWGREKGWLSPEQYLLLTTGVMGGFTTFSTFTLESVSYFSQGMFVRGGLYVLSSVGGGLAAACCGWWLARQFT
- a CDS encoding iron-sulfur cluster assembly accessory protein, whose product is MKCKITRNAAKKLSEVLAQEADQEQKLRVYVTHRHGNHAHYGLTLDKPTDRDVVVSTDKGIDVILEQDEPLLDGVVIDYLYLPREGYVITNPSKGNTGDH